A single region of the Granulicella aggregans genome encodes:
- a CDS encoding TonB-dependent receptor yields MRFNLRDAIRQQSLTLLVLLLTFVGTSVHSLYAQTTASLSGTVTDPTGAVIPGATVAITNNASKDQRKIESNGAGYFTFAGLIPGTYTVEITAQGFRGFRQSDVSVNPGDVRALSNLTLEIGGSNDTVTVASSVNEIAPQDSAERSALLSTHDIERLPIASRNMSELLKILPGVTTTASGTGNGTGFDFTDNGSSGSAVGVGLNTNGAPYRGGTAYLLDGASIIDPGCACWSIATVNPDMTQEVKVQTSNFGADAAQGPVVINNISRSGGSEFHGQAYFYARNGVLNANTWQDKHSSTPTARPSASYYYPGGSIGGPILIPHTGFNKARKLIFWAGYEDFRQTLPASSPLTSWVPTTAMRAGNFSLTDPDNAKLCAASTGSTDFCQALTGGYAPDGTPLTGTQIPTVYLDPGALALLKLFPAANTDPSTNSSGYNYFLQPSNSHDGYVYRGRVDYNLSDKNKIFGSYQYGSDSETSVAHIYYNPGQAVAYPGGPLISPVHSHVLSGSFIHVFSSASTNELRVSAGWLDNPFAAANLKAMQISTLGYPYGSVYNSASTLVPSINSPGPRTLPDISQPDLFQQGGTYNSNKKSPSVADDFTYVYKTHTFKAGFYWSRAGNKQGTYGYANGDLSFASGSKVDQITGLTIGTANPLANFLLGITSGFTQNSINPVDDMHYTTVAGYLLDNWKITQHLTLNLGVRLEHLGRWQDATGTGLATWEPARYAADVAAGKAYPGVYWHAIDKSIPNGGSPVQSVLPEPRLGLAYDVKGNGATVVRGGWAAYRWNDQYNDYAGPLGTALGVKTFNSNGGEAITLKEIGALGTNASALGALPSSVYATDPTDDKTGVTYAYNMTISQRLPHAMLLEVAYVGNNTQNILMGGQSNGSGVGGSGFVNQNKIPLGGLFKADPVTGAPAPANPESDPIDYYPYYQGYGSAAISVNTHKGYANYNGAQVSLVKQAGHASYNVNYTWSKSLGIVSSTLDAFNVRNNYGVLNIDRPHVVNTSYAYDLPSFVHGNRFVGGAVNGWTVTGTTTWQAGGNIQANTSQNLGLTLTHDYTDPVTNVETKYTIGSSTFYGTPSQSVLPILTCNPTANLGHYQHVNLGCFGVPQIGQVGIRQAPYLSLPAYFNSDLGIYKTFHITEKQAFEIRGTAFNFLNHPLPGYSSTDPVTLKFTTPDNVTFTPTVAANAGVTDAKFTQRTMLLAVKYTF; encoded by the coding sequence ATGCGATTCAACCTAAGAGACGCCATACGGCAGCAGAGCCTGACTCTGCTCGTCCTCCTGCTCACCTTTGTGGGTACAAGCGTTCACTCCCTCTACGCCCAGACCACTGCCAGCCTCTCCGGCACAGTCACAGATCCAACCGGCGCGGTCATCCCCGGCGCAACCGTCGCCATCACCAACAACGCCAGCAAGGACCAGCGCAAGATCGAGTCCAACGGCGCGGGATACTTCACCTTCGCTGGCCTTATCCCCGGCACCTACACAGTCGAGATCACCGCGCAGGGCTTCCGCGGCTTCCGCCAGTCCGATGTCTCGGTCAACCCCGGCGACGTCCGCGCGCTCAGCAACCTCACGCTTGAGATCGGCGGCTCGAACGACACGGTCACCGTCGCCAGCAGCGTCAACGAGATCGCCCCCCAGGACTCTGCCGAGCGCAGTGCACTGCTCAGCACCCATGACATCGAGCGCCTGCCCATCGCGAGCCGCAACATGTCCGAGCTGCTCAAGATCCTTCCCGGCGTCACCACGACCGCCAGTGGCACCGGCAACGGCACAGGCTTCGACTTCACCGACAACGGCTCGTCCGGTTCAGCGGTCGGCGTCGGCCTCAACACCAACGGCGCTCCCTACCGTGGCGGTACGGCGTATCTGCTCGACGGTGCAAGCATCATCGACCCAGGCTGCGCCTGCTGGTCGATCGCGACCGTCAACCCGGACATGACCCAGGAGGTCAAGGTCCAGACCTCGAACTTCGGCGCTGATGCAGCGCAGGGTCCCGTAGTCATCAACAACATCAGCCGCTCCGGGGGGTCAGAGTTCCACGGCCAGGCATACTTCTACGCCCGCAACGGCGTGCTGAACGCCAACACCTGGCAGGACAAGCACAGCTCTACTCCCACCGCTCGCCCCTCGGCTTCGTACTACTACCCAGGTGGCAGCATCGGCGGCCCGATCCTCATTCCGCACACTGGCTTCAACAAAGCGCGGAAGCTCATCTTCTGGGCTGGCTACGAAGACTTCCGCCAGACGCTTCCGGCCTCATCGCCACTCACCTCCTGGGTTCCGACCACCGCGATGCGTGCGGGTAACTTCAGCCTGACCGATCCGGACAACGCGAAGCTCTGCGCCGCCAGCACCGGCTCGACCGACTTCTGCCAGGCGCTCACCGGCGGTTATGCTCCCGATGGAACTCCTCTCACCGGAACCCAGATTCCCACCGTGTACCTCGATCCCGGCGCACTCGCCCTGCTCAAGCTGTTCCCGGCGGCGAATACCGACCCATCCACCAACAGCTCCGGCTACAACTACTTCCTCCAGCCCTCGAACTCGCATGATGGCTACGTCTACCGCGGTCGCGTCGACTACAACCTGAGCGACAAGAACAAGATCTTCGGCAGCTACCAGTACGGCAGCGACTCCGAGACCTCCGTCGCTCACATCTACTACAACCCCGGCCAGGCAGTCGCCTACCCCGGCGGCCCGCTCATCAGCCCGGTCCACTCGCACGTACTCAGCGGAAGCTTCATCCACGTCTTCAGCTCCGCTTCGACGAACGAACTCCGCGTCTCGGCCGGCTGGCTCGACAACCCGTTCGCGGCCGCGAACCTGAAGGCGATGCAGATCTCGACCCTCGGCTATCCTTACGGATCGGTCTACAACTCGGCATCGACGCTGGTGCCCTCGATCAACTCGCCCGGCCCGCGCACCCTGCCCGATATCTCGCAGCCCGACCTCTTCCAGCAGGGCGGAACCTACAACTCGAACAAGAAGTCGCCCTCCGTGGCCGATGACTTTACCTACGTCTACAAGACCCACACCTTCAAGGCTGGCTTCTACTGGAGCCGCGCCGGCAACAAGCAGGGGACTTACGGCTACGCCAACGGCGATCTCTCCTTCGCCAGTGGCTCCAAGGTCGACCAGATCACCGGCCTGACCATCGGGACCGCAAACCCGCTCGCGAACTTTCTGTTGGGCATCACCAGCGGCTTCACGCAGAACAGCATCAACCCAGTCGATGACATGCACTACACCACCGTGGCCGGTTACCTGCTCGACAACTGGAAGATCACCCAGCACCTCACCCTCAACCTCGGCGTCCGTCTTGAGCACCTTGGCCGCTGGCAGGATGCCACCGGGACGGGTCTCGCCACCTGGGAGCCGGCTCGCTACGCCGCTGATGTCGCCGCTGGAAAGGCCTACCCTGGCGTCTACTGGCACGCGATCGACAAGAGCATTCCCAACGGTGGATCGCCGGTACAGTCAGTCCTGCCGGAGCCACGCCTTGGTCTCGCCTATGACGTCAAAGGCAACGGCGCGACCGTTGTTCGTGGCGGCTGGGCAGCCTATCGCTGGAACGACCAGTACAACGACTACGCGGGTCCGCTCGGCACCGCGCTTGGCGTGAAGACCTTCAACTCCAACGGCGGCGAAGCCATCACGCTGAAGGAGATCGGAGCTCTCGGCACCAACGCATCCGCTCTCGGAGCGCTTCCTTCAAGCGTCTACGCGACCGATCCCACCGACGACAAGACGGGCGTTACTTACGCCTACAACATGACCATCTCGCAGCGCCTGCCGCACGCCATGCTGCTCGAAGTGGCGTACGTCGGCAACAACACCCAGAACATCCTCATGGGCGGCCAGAGCAACGGCTCCGGTGTGGGCGGTTCGGGCTTCGTCAACCAAAACAAGATCCCGCTCGGCGGCCTCTTCAAGGCTGACCCGGTCACCGGAGCTCCCGCTCCCGCGAACCCCGAGAGCGATCCCATCGACTACTACCCCTACTACCAGGGCTACGGCTCGGCTGCCATCTCGGTGAATACCCACAAGGGTTACGCGAACTACAACGGCGCGCAGGTCAGCCTGGTCAAGCAGGCCGGACACGCATCCTACAACGTGAACTACACCTGGTCGAAGTCCCTCGGCATCGTCTCGAGCACACTCGATGCCTTCAATGTGCGTAACAACTACGGCGTCCTGAACATCGACCGTCCGCACGTCGTCAACACCTCCTACGCCTACGATCTGCCCTCGTTCGTTCACGGCAATCGTTTCGTCGGCGGCGCTGTCAACGGCTGGACCGTAACCGGCACCACCACCTGGCAGGCTGGCGGAAACATCCAGGCGAACACCAGCCAGAACCTCGGCCTCACCCTCACGCACGACTACACCGACCCTGTCACCAACGTGGAGACCAAGTACACCATCGGCTCTTCCACCTTCTACGGAACGCCTTCGCAGAGTGTGCTGCCCATCCTTACCTGCAACCCGACTGCAAACCTCGGCCACTATCAGCACGTGAACCTTGGTTGCTTCGGAGTTCCGCAGATCGGTCAGGTTGGTATCCGTCAGGCGCCGTACCTCAGCCTTCCGGCATACTTCAACTCCGACCTCGGCATCTACAAGACCTTCCACATCACCGAGAAGCAGGCCTTCGAGATCCGCGGTACGGCGTTCAACTTCCTGAACCACCCGCTCCCCGGATACAGCAGCACCGATCCGGTCACCCTGAAGTTCACCACCCCGGACAACGTCACGTTCACGCCCACAGTGGCTGCCAACGCTGGTGTTACGGATGCGAAGTTCACCCAACGCACCATGTTGCTCGCCGTGAAGTACACGTTCTAG
- a CDS encoding IclR family transcriptional regulator, translating to MAKEAKVVSYATPALDKGLDVIELLAGQTEGMTKSQLARALNRTVSEIFRMLLTLEQRGYIAQVGDDRYSLTLKLFKLVHEHPPTERLLASALPVMQRLAHQTLQSCHLGVLETSRVVILSQVNAPTDVGFYVKPGSTVDLMAAASGYVILAHQKEDQRERTLADWMRDTGKALPRDLNAHLGRICNDGYEKRESYLVKGVVNISFPVLDDRGSALGALTVPYIRALGGVVMDDVIKPLGAAAAEITAAIGGSVP from the coding sequence GTGGCGAAAGAAGCAAAGGTAGTAAGTTATGCGACCCCGGCGTTGGACAAGGGGCTGGACGTGATTGAGCTGCTCGCGGGCCAGACAGAGGGGATGACAAAGAGCCAGCTCGCGCGGGCGCTGAACCGGACGGTGTCGGAGATCTTCCGCATGCTGTTGACGCTCGAGCAGCGCGGGTACATCGCGCAGGTGGGGGATGATCGCTACTCACTGACGTTGAAGCTGTTCAAGCTGGTGCACGAGCATCCGCCGACGGAGCGGCTGCTGGCGAGCGCGCTTCCGGTCATGCAGCGGCTGGCACATCAGACGCTGCAGTCCTGCCATCTCGGCGTCCTTGAGACCAGCCGGGTGGTGATTCTTTCGCAGGTGAACGCGCCTACGGACGTCGGCTTTTATGTGAAGCCGGGATCGACGGTGGACCTGATGGCTGCCGCCAGCGGATATGTGATTCTTGCCCACCAGAAGGAAGATCAGCGGGAGAGGACGCTTGCGGACTGGATGCGGGATACCGGGAAGGCTCTGCCGCGTGATCTGAACGCGCACCTGGGCCGGATCTGCAACGACGGATATGAAAAGCGTGAGAGCTACCTCGTAAAGGGCGTCGTGAACATCAGCTTTCCGGTGCTCGACGATCGCGGCTCGGCTCTGGGGGCGTTGACGGTGCCTTATATCCGGGCTTTGGGGGGCGTCGTTATGGATGACGTCATCAAGCCATTAGGAGCCGCGGCGGCGGAGATTACGGCTGCGATCGGCGGGTCGGTTCCGTAG
- a CDS encoding LacI family DNA-binding transcriptional regulator, with amino-acid sequence MPQKKSGHVTLTDVARASGFSVSTVSIVLSEAPLSQNVAAATREHVRAMARQLGYHPDAHARSLRRRSTQTIGVLAFDLSDPFCIPIMRGIQSGLHSADYLPLVMDAQTQRKLFDGYLNLLLERRAEGLIVIASWVFEETNLLADVRKNNVPIIIVGRDLTSRGINSILVDNEAGGALAMQHLSDLGHKKIAVIRGPQGMSDSEPRWQGIQRVANESGITLDPRLVFELPALADPESGFEGGCRLATEMLASGRSFSAVLAFDDLTALGVVRGLTEAGVRVPEDCSVMGFDDVLPARVATPSISTIRQPLNEMGLKAAEHILHAVKIKNLPTAGPSLLVKASPELIVRSSTAVRKSKKKGRAG; translated from the coding sequence ATGCCGCAAAAAAAATCTGGCCATGTGACCCTCACTGACGTCGCGCGTGCCAGTGGATTCTCCGTCTCGACCGTCTCCATCGTTCTTAGCGAAGCTCCGCTCTCGCAAAATGTCGCGGCCGCCACGCGAGAGCACGTCCGGGCGATGGCCCGCCAGCTTGGCTACCACCCCGACGCCCATGCCCGCTCACTCCGCCGCCGCAGCACGCAGACCATCGGCGTGCTGGCGTTCGATCTCTCCGATCCCTTCTGCATCCCCATCATGCGCGGCATCCAGTCCGGCCTCCACTCCGCTGACTACCTGCCCCTGGTCATGGACGCGCAGACCCAGCGCAAGCTCTTCGACGGCTATCTCAACCTGCTGCTCGAGCGCCGCGCGGAGGGTCTTATCGTCATCGCAAGTTGGGTCTTCGAAGAGACCAACCTGCTCGCCGATGTCCGCAAGAACAACGTTCCCATCATCATCGTTGGCCGCGACCTTACCTCACGCGGTATCAACTCGATCCTGGTCGACAACGAGGCCGGCGGTGCGCTGGCAATGCAGCACCTCAGCGATCTCGGCCACAAAAAGATCGCGGTCATCCGCGGCCCCCAGGGCATGAGCGATAGTGAGCCGCGCTGGCAAGGCATTCAACGCGTAGCGAACGAAAGCGGCATCACGCTCGACCCGCGTCTGGTCTTCGAGCTGCCCGCGCTGGCTGACCCGGAGTCAGGCTTCGAGGGCGGCTGCCGGCTTGCAACCGAGATGCTGGCTTCAGGGCGATCTTTCTCAGCGGTACTCGCCTTCGACGACCTCACCGCCCTCGGTGTCGTTCGTGGACTTACAGAGGCCGGTGTCCGTGTGCCCGAAGATTGCTCGGTGATGGGCTTCGACGATGTTCTCCCGGCGCGGGTCGCCACACCGTCCATCAGCACTATTCGCCAGCCGCTCAACGAGATGGGACTCAAGGCCGCGGAACACATCCTTCACGCCGTCAAGATTAAGAACTTGCCGACGGCTGGGCCATCGCTCCTGGTGAAGGCATCGCCAGAGCTGATCGTCAGAAGCTCAACCGCCGTCCGGAAGAGTAAGAAGAAAGGAAGGGCCGGTTGA